One Stigmatopora argus isolate UIUO_Sarg chromosome 12, RoL_Sarg_1.0, whole genome shotgun sequence genomic window carries:
- the LOC144086182 gene encoding espin-like protein isoform X1, whose protein sequence is MENSKQPVKEVLPLPRLPEMTTSSMSPVTLANVPKRQTESMHYIHTASSVMTSFNQLKPPEPDLTLVSHVKSIKSLRQAGMTAAILTGSSKLEGVDARSDEAIVDVITADIEALVPTHDEDGRPIAEWKRQVMVRQMQTRLQEVEDQKKQIMTSGCPPVDGWKFSQVHNAVLGPFGELLTEDDLLYLQQQIDNMSLQKRDQAYEEELTRLMEELKSVLPEHILNISLNKEALQKMDEQGRLALPVWCNRVSELIRTMPLLVGNLTLTIENGTQRTSLDSMTKEHHGLRDHLEADTDQKIELEPNGHQSISICGHRLSSNRELAEKEIRKSGVSVTKLRANFEGQIGGIYPFAGVIPDSHVSASQIISKPSETNKPNSIRISGDPVKHSHVIETISLRKERIVVLFLSHWKRSAYAIAVRAAMRDTKSGKKQQKIPSLFQFCQTRGAVDKLLTSWRNKLQLRGAQTFHLTLSQSKLIVYSPEQFLPEVDGVAVSHDSLTLDLFMLGYFRILEQELSPVERKMRHLLCFEVFDHVGSFSWETVREFHKVVLHEIRSGGRLWSDGFDDIKVRFFSQSEPELGSRPVFLVQSDLPEDGCSGTGLSSFISEDICQYIDHSFAFWKEKEAEIFDFEH, encoded by the exons ATGGAGAACAGCAAG CAGCCAGTGAAGGAGGTGCTCCCCCTCCCTCGACTCCCGGAGATGACCACCTCATCCATGTCTCCGGTGACTCTGGCTAATGTTCCCAAAAGACAAACAGAATCCATGCATTACATCCACACTGCCTCCTCTG TGATGACATCGTTCAACCAGCTGAAGCCTCCAGAGCCAGATCTCACACTGGTGTCCCACGTGAAGTCCATCAAATCCCTCAGGCAGGCCGGCATGACCGCAGCCATCTTGACTGGATCATCG AAACTCGAAGGTGTGGACGCTAGGTCGGATGAAGCGATCGTGGATGTGATCACAGCAGACATTGAGGCCCTGGTACCCACTCATGATGAGGACGGTCGCCCTATCGCTGAGTGGAAACGTCAGGTGATGGTGAGACAAATGCAGACCCGACTTCAGGAGGTGGAGGACCAGAAGAAACAG ATCATGACCTCTGGCTGCCCACCGGTGGATGGCTGGAAGTTCTCCCAGGTGCACAATGCTGTTCTGGGCCCCTTTGGCGAGCTGTTAACTGAAGATGACCTGCTGTATCTACAACAACAAATTGACAACATGTCTCTCCAGAAGCGTGACCAGGCCTATGAAGAGGAACTGACCAGATTGATGGAAGAACTGAAGTCTGTGTTACCTGAGCACATTCTGAATATTTCTCTCAACAAAGAAGCTCTACAGAAGATGGACGAGCAGGGAAGGTTAGCTCTGCCAGTTTGGTGCAATCGAGTTTCAGAACTCATCAGGACAATGCCACTGCTGGTAGGCAACCTGACTCTGACCATTGAGAATGGAACACAAAGAACATCACTGGACAGTATGACGAAGGAACACCATGGGTTGAGGGATCACCTGGAAGCAGACACCGACCAGAAAATAGAGTTGGAACCAAATGGACATCAGTCCATATCAATTTGTGGTCATCGTTTGAGTAGCAACAGGGAACTGGCGGAGAAGGAGATCCGCAAGTCTGGCGTATCCGTCACAAAGCTCCGAGCCAACTTTGAAGGACAGATTGGTGGTATTTATCCCTTCGCAGGAGTGATTCCAGATAGCCATGTATCGGCGAGCCAAATAATATCCAAACCGTCAGAGACGAACAAGCCAAATAGCATCAGAATCAGTGGAGATCCTGTCAAGCATTCACATGTGATAGAGACCATTAGTCTGAGAAAAGAGCGCATTGTAGTCTTGTTTCTGAGCCACTGGAAGAGGTCGGCTTATGCGATTGCTGTACGAGCAGCCATGCGTGACActaaatcaggaaaaaaacagcagaaaaTCCCATCCTTGTTTCAGTTCTGCCAAACGCGAGGTGCAGTGGATAAGTTGTTAACTTCCTGGAGAAATAAACTCCAGTTGCGTGGTGCTCAAACATTCCATTTAACATTGTCCCAAAGTAAACTTATCGTGTACTCACCAGAGCAATTTTTACCTGAGGTGGATGGTGTAGCGGTGAGCCACGATAGCTTGACGTTGGATCTCTTTATGCTAGGATACTTCCGCATATTAGAGCAGGAATTGTCGCCGGTGGAGAGGAAGATGAGGCATCTGCTCTGCTTTGAAGTCTTTGACCACGTGGGGAGTTTTTCCTGGGAGACAGTGCGGGAATTCCACAAGGTTGTTCTTCATGAAATCCGATCCGGCGGCCGACTTTGGAGCGATGGATTCGATGACATCAAAGTTCGCTTCTTCAGCCAATCGGAACCAGAGTTGGGCTCCAGGCcggtgtttttggttcaaagtGATTTGCCAGAGGATGGCTGCAGTGGCACGGGCTTGTCATCCTTCATCAGTGAAGACATTTGTCAATATATCGATCACAGCTTTGCTTTCTGGAAGGAGAAGGAAGCAGAGATATTTGATTTTGAACACTAG
- the LOC144086182 gene encoding espin-like protein isoform X2, with protein MENSKPVKEVLPLPRLPEMTTSSMSPVTLANVPKRQTESMHYIHTASSVMTSFNQLKPPEPDLTLVSHVKSIKSLRQAGMTAAILTGSSKLEGVDARSDEAIVDVITADIEALVPTHDEDGRPIAEWKRQVMVRQMQTRLQEVEDQKKQIMTSGCPPVDGWKFSQVHNAVLGPFGELLTEDDLLYLQQQIDNMSLQKRDQAYEEELTRLMEELKSVLPEHILNISLNKEALQKMDEQGRLALPVWCNRVSELIRTMPLLVGNLTLTIENGTQRTSLDSMTKEHHGLRDHLEADTDQKIELEPNGHQSISICGHRLSSNRELAEKEIRKSGVSVTKLRANFEGQIGGIYPFAGVIPDSHVSASQIISKPSETNKPNSIRISGDPVKHSHVIETISLRKERIVVLFLSHWKRSAYAIAVRAAMRDTKSGKKQQKIPSLFQFCQTRGAVDKLLTSWRNKLQLRGAQTFHLTLSQSKLIVYSPEQFLPEVDGVAVSHDSLTLDLFMLGYFRILEQELSPVERKMRHLLCFEVFDHVGSFSWETVREFHKVVLHEIRSGGRLWSDGFDDIKVRFFSQSEPELGSRPVFLVQSDLPEDGCSGTGLSSFISEDICQYIDHSFAFWKEKEAEIFDFEH; from the exons ATGGAGAACAGCAAG CCAGTGAAGGAGGTGCTCCCCCTCCCTCGACTCCCGGAGATGACCACCTCATCCATGTCTCCGGTGACTCTGGCTAATGTTCCCAAAAGACAAACAGAATCCATGCATTACATCCACACTGCCTCCTCTG TGATGACATCGTTCAACCAGCTGAAGCCTCCAGAGCCAGATCTCACACTGGTGTCCCACGTGAAGTCCATCAAATCCCTCAGGCAGGCCGGCATGACCGCAGCCATCTTGACTGGATCATCG AAACTCGAAGGTGTGGACGCTAGGTCGGATGAAGCGATCGTGGATGTGATCACAGCAGACATTGAGGCCCTGGTACCCACTCATGATGAGGACGGTCGCCCTATCGCTGAGTGGAAACGTCAGGTGATGGTGAGACAAATGCAGACCCGACTTCAGGAGGTGGAGGACCAGAAGAAACAG ATCATGACCTCTGGCTGCCCACCGGTGGATGGCTGGAAGTTCTCCCAGGTGCACAATGCTGTTCTGGGCCCCTTTGGCGAGCTGTTAACTGAAGATGACCTGCTGTATCTACAACAACAAATTGACAACATGTCTCTCCAGAAGCGTGACCAGGCCTATGAAGAGGAACTGACCAGATTGATGGAAGAACTGAAGTCTGTGTTACCTGAGCACATTCTGAATATTTCTCTCAACAAAGAAGCTCTACAGAAGATGGACGAGCAGGGAAGGTTAGCTCTGCCAGTTTGGTGCAATCGAGTTTCAGAACTCATCAGGACAATGCCACTGCTGGTAGGCAACCTGACTCTGACCATTGAGAATGGAACACAAAGAACATCACTGGACAGTATGACGAAGGAACACCATGGGTTGAGGGATCACCTGGAAGCAGACACCGACCAGAAAATAGAGTTGGAACCAAATGGACATCAGTCCATATCAATTTGTGGTCATCGTTTGAGTAGCAACAGGGAACTGGCGGAGAAGGAGATCCGCAAGTCTGGCGTATCCGTCACAAAGCTCCGAGCCAACTTTGAAGGACAGATTGGTGGTATTTATCCCTTCGCAGGAGTGATTCCAGATAGCCATGTATCGGCGAGCCAAATAATATCCAAACCGTCAGAGACGAACAAGCCAAATAGCATCAGAATCAGTGGAGATCCTGTCAAGCATTCACATGTGATAGAGACCATTAGTCTGAGAAAAGAGCGCATTGTAGTCTTGTTTCTGAGCCACTGGAAGAGGTCGGCTTATGCGATTGCTGTACGAGCAGCCATGCGTGACActaaatcaggaaaaaaacagcagaaaaTCCCATCCTTGTTTCAGTTCTGCCAAACGCGAGGTGCAGTGGATAAGTTGTTAACTTCCTGGAGAAATAAACTCCAGTTGCGTGGTGCTCAAACATTCCATTTAACATTGTCCCAAAGTAAACTTATCGTGTACTCACCAGAGCAATTTTTACCTGAGGTGGATGGTGTAGCGGTGAGCCACGATAGCTTGACGTTGGATCTCTTTATGCTAGGATACTTCCGCATATTAGAGCAGGAATTGTCGCCGGTGGAGAGGAAGATGAGGCATCTGCTCTGCTTTGAAGTCTTTGACCACGTGGGGAGTTTTTCCTGGGAGACAGTGCGGGAATTCCACAAGGTTGTTCTTCATGAAATCCGATCCGGCGGCCGACTTTGGAGCGATGGATTCGATGACATCAAAGTTCGCTTCTTCAGCCAATCGGAACCAGAGTTGGGCTCCAGGCcggtgtttttggttcaaagtGATTTGCCAGAGGATGGCTGCAGTGGCACGGGCTTGTCATCCTTCATCAGTGAAGACATTTGTCAATATATCGATCACAGCTTTGCTTTCTGGAAGGAGAAGGAAGCAGAGATATTTGATTTTGAACACTAG
- the LOC144086182 gene encoding espin-like protein isoform X3 gives MENSKQPVKEVLPLPRLPEMTTSSMSPVTLANVPKRQTESMHYIHTASSVMTSFNQLKPPEPDLTLVSHVKSIKSLRQAGMTAAILTGSSKLEGVDARSDEAIVDVITADIEALVPTHDEDGRPIAEWKRQVMVRQMQTRLQEVEDQKKQIMTSGCPPVDGWKFSQKRDQAYEEELTRLMEELKSVLPEHILNISLNKEALQKMDEQGRLALPVWCNRVSELIRTMPLLVGNLTLTIENGTQRTSLDSMTKEHHGLRDHLEADTDQKIELEPNGHQSISICGHRLSSNRELAEKEIRKSGVSVTKLRANFEGQIGGIYPFAGVIPDSHVSASQIISKPSETNKPNSIRISGDPVKHSHVIETISLRKERIVVLFLSHWKRSAYAIAVRAAMRDTKSGKKQQKIPSLFQFCQTRGAVDKLLTSWRNKLQLRGAQTFHLTLSQSKLIVYSPEQFLPEVDGVAVSHDSLTLDLFMLGYFRILEQELSPVERKMRHLLCFEVFDHVGSFSWETVREFHKVVLHEIRSGGRLWSDGFDDIKVRFFSQSEPELGSRPVFLVQSDLPEDGCSGTGLSSFISEDICQYIDHSFAFWKEKEAEIFDFEH, from the exons ATGGAGAACAGCAAG CAGCCAGTGAAGGAGGTGCTCCCCCTCCCTCGACTCCCGGAGATGACCACCTCATCCATGTCTCCGGTGACTCTGGCTAATGTTCCCAAAAGACAAACAGAATCCATGCATTACATCCACACTGCCTCCTCTG TGATGACATCGTTCAACCAGCTGAAGCCTCCAGAGCCAGATCTCACACTGGTGTCCCACGTGAAGTCCATCAAATCCCTCAGGCAGGCCGGCATGACCGCAGCCATCTTGACTGGATCATCG AAACTCGAAGGTGTGGACGCTAGGTCGGATGAAGCGATCGTGGATGTGATCACAGCAGACATTGAGGCCCTGGTACCCACTCATGATGAGGACGGTCGCCCTATCGCTGAGTGGAAACGTCAGGTGATGGTGAGACAAATGCAGACCCGACTTCAGGAGGTGGAGGACCAGAAGAAACAG ATCATGACCTCTGGCTGCCCACCGGTGGATGGCTGGAAGTTCTCCCAG AAGCGTGACCAGGCCTATGAAGAGGAACTGACCAGATTGATGGAAGAACTGAAGTCTGTGTTACCTGAGCACATTCTGAATATTTCTCTCAACAAAGAAGCTCTACAGAAGATGGACGAGCAGGGAAGGTTAGCTCTGCCAGTTTGGTGCAATCGAGTTTCAGAACTCATCAGGACAATGCCACTGCTGGTAGGCAACCTGACTCTGACCATTGAGAATGGAACACAAAGAACATCACTGGACAGTATGACGAAGGAACACCATGGGTTGAGGGATCACCTGGAAGCAGACACCGACCAGAAAATAGAGTTGGAACCAAATGGACATCAGTCCATATCAATTTGTGGTCATCGTTTGAGTAGCAACAGGGAACTGGCGGAGAAGGAGATCCGCAAGTCTGGCGTATCCGTCACAAAGCTCCGAGCCAACTTTGAAGGACAGATTGGTGGTATTTATCCCTTCGCAGGAGTGATTCCAGATAGCCATGTATCGGCGAGCCAAATAATATCCAAACCGTCAGAGACGAACAAGCCAAATAGCATCAGAATCAGTGGAGATCCTGTCAAGCATTCACATGTGATAGAGACCATTAGTCTGAGAAAAGAGCGCATTGTAGTCTTGTTTCTGAGCCACTGGAAGAGGTCGGCTTATGCGATTGCTGTACGAGCAGCCATGCGTGACActaaatcaggaaaaaaacagcagaaaaTCCCATCCTTGTTTCAGTTCTGCCAAACGCGAGGTGCAGTGGATAAGTTGTTAACTTCCTGGAGAAATAAACTCCAGTTGCGTGGTGCTCAAACATTCCATTTAACATTGTCCCAAAGTAAACTTATCGTGTACTCACCAGAGCAATTTTTACCTGAGGTGGATGGTGTAGCGGTGAGCCACGATAGCTTGACGTTGGATCTCTTTATGCTAGGATACTTCCGCATATTAGAGCAGGAATTGTCGCCGGTGGAGAGGAAGATGAGGCATCTGCTCTGCTTTGAAGTCTTTGACCACGTGGGGAGTTTTTCCTGGGAGACAGTGCGGGAATTCCACAAGGTTGTTCTTCATGAAATCCGATCCGGCGGCCGACTTTGGAGCGATGGATTCGATGACATCAAAGTTCGCTTCTTCAGCCAATCGGAACCAGAGTTGGGCTCCAGGCcggtgtttttggttcaaagtGATTTGCCAGAGGATGGCTGCAGTGGCACGGGCTTGTCATCCTTCATCAGTGAAGACATTTGTCAATATATCGATCACAGCTTTGCTTTCTGGAAGGAGAAGGAAGCAGAGATATTTGATTTTGAACACTAG